The proteins below are encoded in one region of Peptococcus niger:
- the rpoD gene encoding RNA polymerase sigma factor RpoD has protein sequence MPDVKKERKNTDKISDAISKLLALGQKKGELTYEEIGDALEKMELSTEEMDMLFEQLNQFGVDLKDGEEMEHPDEEPDAAALEDEEKESKEVEIDLSVPDDVGIDDPVRMYLKEIGRVPLLRAEEEVELAKRMQDGDVTAKNELAEANLRLVVSIAKRYVGRGMLFLDLIQEGNLGLLKAVEKFDYTKGFKFSTYATWWIRQAITRAIADQARTIRIPVHMVETINKLVRVSRQLLQELGTDPTPEQIGKIMELTPERVREIQKVAQEPVSLETPIGEEEDSHLGDFIEDEEAQAPDEAASYILLKEQLEEVLETLTPREEKVLRLRFGLNDGRSRTLEEVGQEFGVTRERIRQIEAKALRKLRHPSRSRKLKDYLD, from the coding sequence ATGCCGGATGTAAAAAAGGAACGCAAAAATACCGATAAAATAAGTGATGCGATTTCCAAACTTTTGGCGCTCGGTCAGAAAAAAGGTGAACTCACTTACGAGGAAATCGGAGACGCTTTAGAAAAGATGGAGCTGTCTACGGAAGAAATGGACATGCTCTTTGAACAGCTTAATCAATTTGGCGTGGATCTTAAAGATGGCGAGGAGATGGAGCATCCGGATGAAGAGCCGGACGCAGCTGCCCTTGAAGACGAAGAGAAAGAATCCAAGGAAGTTGAGATTGATTTAAGCGTTCCGGATGATGTGGGTATTGATGACCCGGTACGGATGTATTTAAAAGAAATAGGCCGGGTTCCCTTGTTGCGGGCTGAAGAAGAGGTTGAACTGGCCAAACGCATGCAGGATGGTGATGTGACCGCTAAAAATGAACTGGCGGAAGCAAATTTGCGGTTGGTGGTCAGCATTGCCAAGCGGTATGTCGGGCGCGGGATGCTCTTTTTGGACCTGATCCAGGAGGGAAATCTGGGGCTTTTAAAGGCCGTTGAAAAATTTGACTACACCAAGGGCTTTAAGTTTAGCACCTATGCCACTTGGTGGATTCGTCAGGCCATCACTCGGGCCATTGCTGACCAGGCACGGACCATTCGCATTCCGGTGCACATGGTTGAAACCATCAATAAGCTGGTGCGGGTATCGCGCCAATTGCTGCAAGAGTTGGGGACAGATCCCACGCCGGAACAAATCGGGAAAATTATGGAATTAACGCCTGAACGCGTTCGTGAAATTCAAAAAGTGGCTCAGGAACCGGTTTCCCTTGAAACCCCAATCGGTGAAGAAGAAGATAGCCACCTGGGTGATTTCATAGAAGATGAAGAGGCGCAGGCCCCTGATGAAGCTGCCAGTTATATATTGCTTAAAGAGCAGCTGGAAGAAGTTCTGGAAACCTTAACACCACGTGAAGAAAAAGTTCTGCGGCTGCGTTTTGGTTTGAACGATGGCCGTTCGCGCACCTTAGAAGAAGTGGGCCAGGAATTTGGCGTGACCCGTGAGCGTATTCGCCAAATTGAGGCCAAAGCCTTGCGCAAACTACGGCATCCCAGTCGTAGCCGTAAGTTAAAGGATTACCTTGACTAG
- the tsaE gene encoding tRNA (adenosine(37)-N6)-threonylcarbamoyltransferase complex ATPase subunit type 1 TsaE: MQLSNPSEMRAVAQDLAAVLRPGDVILLKGDLGAGKTTWTQGLAKGLGVIEEVTSPTFVIISEYHSGRLPLYHIDAYRLEDPAEAENLGLPELFEGDGVTVVEWPERLEGYLPEDALILTLSYCGAGRELTYQVQGHADILQRRDK, from the coding sequence ATGCAATTATCCAATCCATCTGAAATGCGCGCAGTGGCACAAGATTTGGCCGCAGTTTTGCGGCCCGGCGATGTTATCTTGCTCAAGGGTGACCTGGGCGCCGGGAAAACCACCTGGACCCAGGGCTTGGCTAAGGGCTTAGGTGTCATAGAAGAGGTCACTAGCCCTACGTTTGTTATTATTTCAGAATATCACAGCGGGCGTCTGCCCCTATATCATATTGACGCTTATCGGCTAGAAGATCCGGCAGAGGCTGAAAATTTGGGCCTTCCTGAGCTCTTTGAAGGAGACGGGGTGACGGTGGTTGAATGGCCGGAGCGCTTGGAAGGCTACTTGCCGGAAGACGCCCTAATCCTGACCCTAAGCTATTGCGGTGCAGGGCGTGAGCTGACTTACCAGGTACAGGGCCATGCGGATATTTTGCAAAGGAGGGACAAGTGA
- the tsaB gene encoding tRNA (adenosine(37)-N6)-threonylcarbamoyltransferase complex dimerization subunit type 1 TsaB, with translation MRILALDAAVNTASVAVLAAGKICAEVTLNTGLTHSEQLMPMVDRALTLSGIDIAEIEGLAATCGPGSFTGLRIGLATAKGLAQGLQVPIVVKTTLDVLAAGQVPHMGIICPILNARRKEVYTCVYKADGDRIYRQSQPQAVALSELLAGLFEAPNVLFCGDGVDVYAEAITAQWTGKPLFAQGLNRYVRAGVLAELAEADLKVGKGKSYLTVEPYYLRQSEAVLNWEKSHPGECLYD, from the coding sequence ATGCGAATTTTGGCGCTGGACGCGGCTGTTAATACAGCATCTGTGGCGGTTTTGGCCGCTGGGAAAATTTGCGCGGAAGTCACCCTCAACACCGGTTTGACCCACTCGGAACAGTTGATGCCTATGGTTGACCGGGCCTTGACCCTGAGTGGTATTGATATTGCGGAAATCGAAGGCCTTGCAGCCACCTGTGGGCCGGGCTCCTTTACCGGGCTGCGGATCGGATTGGCAACGGCAAAGGGCTTGGCCCAAGGGCTGCAGGTGCCCATTGTCGTTAAGACCACGCTGGATGTTTTAGCGGCCGGCCAGGTTCCCCACATGGGCATCATTTGCCCAATTTTAAATGCCCGCCGGAAGGAAGTTTATACCTGTGTCTACAAGGCTGACGGCGACCGCATCTATCGCCAATCGCAACCGCAAGCAGTTGCCTTAAGTGAATTGCTGGCAGGCTTATTTGAAGCGCCGAATGTTCTTTTTTGCGGGGACGGCGTCGATGTTTATGCGGAAGCAATTACCGCTCAATGGACCGGAAAGCCCTTGTTTGCCCAAGGACTAAACCGGTATGTTCGTGCCGGCGTTTTGGCGGAACTGGCCGAAGCAGATCTAAAGGTGGGTAAGGGCAAGAGCTATTTGACGGTTGAACCGTATTATCTGCGACAATCAGAGGCCGTCTTAAACTGGGAAAAATCTCATCCAGGCGAGTGCCTGTATGATTGA
- the rimI gene encoding ribosomal protein S18-alanine N-acetyltransferase, whose amino-acid sequence MIDLRICTDQDGPVLAEIEAQTFVQPWGSASLGPALAAEDSHLALAAYDGDQPVGYVLFQYVLDEGELWRLAVLPDYRQNGYGEALLKAGMAQLYQQGVLKFFLEVAATNAAAVGLYEKNGFVRRSVRKKYYGDVDAYIYEREMQDEYDDISR is encoded by the coding sequence ATGATTGACCTACGCATTTGCACTGACCAGGACGGACCGGTTTTGGCAGAAATAGAGGCGCAAACCTTTGTCCAGCCATGGGGGTCTGCCAGTCTTGGCCCAGCCTTAGCGGCAGAAGACAGCCATTTGGCGCTGGCCGCCTATGATGGGGACCAGCCCGTTGGTTATGTTCTTTTTCAGTATGTATTGGATGAGGGCGAGTTGTGGCGCTTGGCCGTTTTGCCGGACTACAGGCAAAACGGTTATGGTGAGGCCTTGCTGAAAGCTGGTATGGCGCAGCTTTATCAGCAAGGCGTTCTGAAATTTTTTTTGGAAGTGGCTGCAACAAATGCTGCTGCGGTTGGCTTGTATGAAAAAAATGGTTTTGTACGCCGGTCTGTGCGGAAAAAATATTACGGCGATGTGGACGCCTATATCTATGAACGGGAGATGCAAGATGAGTATGACGATATTAGCCGTTGA
- the tsaD gene encoding tRNA (adenosine(37)-N6)-threonylcarbamoyltransferase complex transferase subunit TsaD gives MSMTILAVESSCDETAVAVVRDGKDILANVVSSQIRIHQKFGGVVPEVASRQHITYINALIDAAMEEAGLSFQALDAVAVTYGPGLVGALLVGVSTAKALAYAIKKPLLGIHHIEGHIYANFLANPDIQLPALCLVVSGGHTNILKIQEHGDYMTLGQTKDDAAGEAFDKVARALGLPYPGGPEIDRLARQGNPEAIAFPRAHLDNPYDFSFSGLKSAVLNYLNQEKMKGKTINVADVAASFQAAVVDALCDKTFAAAEKEQIQTLLLAGGVAANSALREALASGCAARGMTFYCPPLSYCTDNAAMIGTAAYYQALRGETSDLRLNAQAQLPFARREEV, from the coding sequence ATGAGTATGACGATATTAGCCGTTGAGTCGTCCTGTGATGAAACGGCGGTAGCTGTCGTTCGTGACGGTAAGGACATTTTAGCCAATGTGGTCAGCAGCCAGATTCGGATTCACCAGAAGTTTGGGGGAGTTGTACCGGAAGTGGCTTCTCGCCAACATATAACCTACATCAATGCCTTGATAGATGCAGCTATGGAAGAGGCAGGGCTGTCTTTTCAGGCGCTTGACGCCGTTGCCGTGACCTACGGACCCGGCTTGGTAGGGGCCCTCCTGGTTGGCGTCTCAACGGCAAAAGCCTTGGCCTATGCAATAAAAAAACCGCTTTTGGGTATACATCATATTGAAGGGCATATTTATGCCAATTTTTTGGCCAATCCGGATATTCAGCTGCCGGCCCTATGCTTGGTGGTCAGCGGTGGCCATACCAATATTTTAAAAATACAGGAACATGGGGATTATATGACCCTGGGGCAGACCAAAGATGATGCGGCCGGTGAGGCCTTCGACAAGGTGGCGCGGGCCCTGGGCTTGCCCTATCCGGGTGGGCCGGAGATTGATCGCTTAGCGCGCCAGGGGAACCCAGAGGCCATTGCCTTTCCTCGTGCCCATTTGGATAACCCCTATGATTTTAGTTTTAGTGGCTTAAAGAGCGCGGTGTTGAATTATTTGAACCAAGAAAAAATGAAGGGGAAGACCATCAATGTTGCCGATGTGGCCGCTTCCTTTCAAGCGGCTGTGGTCGATGCCCTTTGTGACAAAACCTTTGCCGCAGCAGAAAAGGAGCAGATTCAGACCCTGCTCTTGGCCGGCGGTGTAGCTGCCAACAGCGCTTTACGCGAGGCCTTGGCAAGTGGTTGCGCGGCCAGGGGGATGACCTTTTATTGCCCGCCTCTGTCCTATTGTACGGACAATGCCGCCATGATTGGCACGGCGGCGTATTATCAGGCGCTTCGCGGCGAAACCAGCGACTTGAGATTGAATGCTCAGGCGCAATTGCCCTTTGCGCGCCGAGAAGAGGTTTGA
- a CDS encoding adaptor protein MecA — protein MKFKRLSDDKLQIIISQEDLNLRALKKWDLAPYNPQAQELFQEILEKANKDCGFEVRQDSQLMVEAYPISGESMIMTITKVSDLDSALEMDAPAASSEEAGHQNLDRYINAIEDDLVTIYEFESLEHVIETAHLLDGFYSADSQVYQGKDGVYYLLFGDMGALDGSVLGHLLEYGNRTRFSRAYLSEHTRLIIPEQAIQKLATV, from the coding sequence ATGAAATTTAAACGTTTAAGCGACGATAAGCTGCAAATTATTATTAGCCAGGAAGACTTGAATTTGCGGGCTCTAAAAAAATGGGATTTGGCCCCTTATAATCCTCAAGCCCAAGAACTGTTTCAGGAGATCTTGGAAAAAGCCAATAAAGATTGCGGCTTTGAGGTGCGCCAAGACAGCCAGTTGATGGTTGAAGCTTATCCGATTTCCGGGGAAAGCATGATTATGACCATCACTAAAGTTTCTGATTTGGACTCGGCCCTTGAAATGGATGCGCCGGCGGCATCATCTGAAGAAGCTGGGCATCAAAATTTAGACCGGTATATCAATGCAATTGAGGATGATCTCGTGACGATATACGAATTTGAGAGCTTGGAGCATGTGATCGAAACGGCTCACCTGCTGGATGGCTTTTATTCCGCAGACAGCCAAGTCTACCAGGGCAAGGATGGCGTTTATTATTTGCTGTTCGGGGATATGGGGGCTTTAGACGGCAGCGTTTTGGGCCACCTCTTAGAGTACGGCAATAGGACCCGATTTTCGCGCGCCTATTTATCTGAGCATACCCGGCTGATTATCCCTGAGCAGGCGATTCAAAAATTGGCCACTGTTTAA
- the nth gene encoding endonuclease III encodes MTEREWAVLEILKEEYGDIGSGLRFKNPFELLIATILSAQSTDVRVNMVTETLFQKYPGPTDFLQLTEEALAKEIASIGLYRSKSKNILKTCHMLVSEHQGQVPADRTKLEKLAGVGRKTANVVLCNAFHEPAFAVDTHVFRVTNRLGFAHHKTVVGVEQQVTASLPPSLWCDSHHWFIWHGRGPCKARTPLCGKCPVGELCPWPERADYQ; translated from the coding sequence ATGACGGAGCGCGAATGGGCTGTTTTAGAAATACTAAAAGAAGAATACGGCGATATCGGTTCAGGTTTGCGATTTAAGAATCCATTTGAGTTGTTGATTGCTACGATTTTATCGGCACAATCAACCGATGTGCGGGTCAATATGGTGACGGAAACCCTGTTTCAAAAATATCCCGGTCCGACTGATTTTTTGCAGTTGACGGAAGAAGCGCTGGCTAAAGAAATTGCCAGCATCGGCTTATATCGCTCAAAGAGCAAAAATATCCTGAAAACCTGTCATATGCTGGTGTCCGAACACCAAGGCCAAGTGCCTGCCGACCGAACAAAGCTGGAAAAGCTGGCCGGCGTTGGCCGAAAAACAGCAAATGTTGTCCTCTGCAACGCCTTTCATGAACCGGCATTTGCAGTTGACACGCACGTCTTTCGGGTGACCAACCGCTTGGGTTTTGCCCATCATAAAACGGTTGTCGGCGTTGAACAACAGGTGACGGCAAGCCTGCCGCCATCACTCTGGTGTGACAGTCACCATTGGTTCATCTGGCATGGTAGAGGGCCCTGTAAAGCTCGAACCCCCCTTTGCGGAAAGTGTCCTGTTGGCGAGCTCTGCCCTTGGCCGGAACGGGCGGATTATCAATAA
- the dprA gene encoding DNA-processing protein DprA, with protein sequence MYDRSVWTVVHQALGEYRSQTVADLRDQWPAETVWQAPLSFFKEHYPDIPAQIWEKYFTIRQKADLSLRAQWLQERDIQLIFRGDAEYPVALEGLYDPPALLYCRGRLAPEKLHLAMVGSRKATYYGKEVAERLAAELSIENCVVVSGLARGIDAKAHEGALEGGGGTIGVLGTGIDRVYPRENLPLYKRVAAHQTGAIITSFPLGAEPKPHHFPRRNRIIAGLCEGLVVVEAAAKSGALITANLALDNGRDVFAVPGMITSPQSEGCLRLIKDGAKMVCDANDILEEYGQRSLFDEEDKAKAPAANHPQAAPIMGALSAVPVSLEYLLEELEMPVEELTATLSLLMIEGLVDELPGRQYKKRSM encoded by the coding sequence GTGTACGATAGGAGTGTTTGGACGGTTGTCCATCAAGCTTTAGGTGAATATCGGAGTCAGACGGTCGCAGATCTGCGGGACCAGTGGCCGGCTGAAACCGTCTGGCAGGCACCACTCTCCTTTTTCAAAGAACACTACCCGGATATACCGGCCCAAATATGGGAAAAATACTTTACCATTCGGCAAAAAGCGGACTTATCCTTGCGCGCGCAATGGCTTCAGGAGCGCGACATTCAATTGATCTTCCGCGGCGATGCCGAATATCCGGTTGCGCTGGAGGGTCTCTATGATCCGCCGGCTCTTTTATATTGCCGCGGGCGATTGGCGCCTGAAAAACTCCATTTGGCCATGGTCGGCAGCCGCAAAGCCACTTACTACGGAAAAGAAGTGGCCGAACGATTGGCGGCCGAATTGTCCATTGAAAATTGCGTGGTGGTTAGTGGGCTGGCCAGGGGAATTGATGCCAAGGCGCATGAAGGCGCTTTAGAAGGCGGCGGCGGAACGATTGGTGTGTTGGGAACGGGCATTGATCGGGTTTATCCGCGAGAAAATCTTCCCTTATATAAACGCGTGGCTGCCCATCAAACAGGCGCCATTATCACTTCTTTTCCCTTAGGGGCAGAACCGAAACCGCATCATTTTCCACGTCGCAATCGCATCATTGCCGGTTTATGTGAAGGCTTGGTTGTAGTAGAAGCGGCCGCCAAAAGCGGTGCTTTAATCACCGCTAATCTGGCCTTGGATAACGGTCGTGATGTTTTTGCTGTTCCCGGAATGATTACCAGCCCTCAATCAGAAGGGTGCCTGAGGTTAATCAAAGATGGGGCCAAGATGGTTTGTGATGCGAATGATATCTTAGAAGAATACGGTCAGCGCAGCTTATTTGATGAGGAAGACAAGGCCAAAGCGCCGGCGGCGAATCATCCGCAAGCGGCGCCCATTATGGGGGCGCTCAGTGCGGTGCCGGTTTCTTTGGAATACTTGCTAGAGGAATTAGAGATGCCTGTTGAAGAATTGACAGCTACATTAAGCCTTCTTATGATAGAAGGCCTTGTCGATGAATTACCGGGCCGTCAATATAAAAAAAGATCAATGTAG
- the topA gene encoding type I DNA topoisomerase, translating to MAKRAKNLVIVESPAKAKTIEKFLGRGHYQVVASMGHVRDLPKSQLGVDIDNDFTPKYITIRGKGPIIADLKKAAKKANKIYLASDPDREGEAIAWHLSHQLGLDDGDKCRITFNEITKDAVQEAVHEPRTIDMDLVDAQQARRVVDRIVGYKLSPLLWRKVKKGFSAGRVQSVALRLICEREEEINNFEPVEYWSLTSQFKTVKGDSFSAKLAKIKGKKAEVANEEAMQAILNDLDQATYEVQQVKRSKRKKNPPRPFTTSSLQQEASRRLNYTARKTMRIAQGLYEGVALGKTGSVGLITYMRTDSVRISDAARDEARGLIESSYGKQYLGGSPRAVKAGGNVQDAHEAIRPTSALRSPKEIKPYLTNEQYKLYHLIWTRFMASQMAAAEVQQTSASIQSGPYTFGASGSVILFDGYLKVEQDLNKDKKDDDLLPELNEGDSVTLEKHEPKQHFTQPPARYNEASLIKTMEELGIGRPSTYVAIIETITGRNYVVRENKQFYPTEAGELVNDLLVTHFGDTINVDFTAELESELDDVEKGDRYWKDVIRTFWQAFEPHLEKAEENIGDVKIEDEVTDIICEKCGKPFVIKMGRYGKFLACSGFPDCRNTRPLLEKIGVTCPKCGQGDVVKRRSKKGRIFYGCSRYPDCDFVSWDKPTGEPCPECQDGYLVEKNTRRTHRIVCSNKDCNYKLEKEADDA from the coding sequence ATGGCAAAACGAGCGAAAAACTTAGTGATTGTGGAATCTCCGGCTAAGGCGAAGACCATTGAAAAATTTCTTGGACGCGGCCATTATCAAGTCGTTGCTTCCATGGGTCACGTGAGAGATTTACCAAAAAGCCAACTTGGCGTTGATATAGATAATGACTTTACTCCGAAATACATCACCATTCGTGGTAAGGGGCCAATCATTGCCGATTTAAAAAAAGCGGCCAAAAAAGCCAATAAAATATACCTTGCCAGTGACCCTGACCGTGAAGGTGAAGCCATTGCCTGGCACTTATCGCATCAATTGGGCTTGGATGACGGGGATAAATGCCGGATTACTTTTAATGAAATTACCAAAGATGCAGTTCAGGAAGCGGTTCATGAACCGCGGACCATTGATATGGATCTGGTGGATGCCCAACAAGCGCGTCGGGTGGTGGACCGTATTGTTGGCTATAAGCTCTCCCCCTTGTTGTGGCGAAAGGTGAAAAAAGGCTTTTCGGCAGGGCGCGTTCAATCTGTGGCCTTGCGACTCATCTGTGAGCGGGAAGAGGAAATCAATAATTTTGAGCCGGTAGAGTACTGGTCTTTGACCTCTCAGTTTAAAACCGTGAAAGGCGATTCTTTCTCTGCCAAACTGGCCAAAATAAAGGGCAAAAAGGCGGAAGTGGCCAACGAAGAAGCCATGCAAGCCATTCTCAATGATTTGGACCAGGCCACCTATGAGGTGCAGCAGGTAAAGCGCAGCAAACGCAAAAAAAATCCGCCACGCCCGTTTACAACCAGTTCATTGCAACAGGAAGCATCGCGCCGGCTCAATTATACTGCCCGTAAGACCATGCGCATTGCTCAAGGCTTGTATGAAGGGGTAGCCCTGGGCAAGACCGGCTCAGTCGGGCTGATTACCTATATGCGTACCGACTCGGTTCGCATCTCGGACGCTGCACGAGATGAGGCGCGCGGGTTGATTGAATCCTCCTATGGCAAACAGTATCTGGGCGGTAGCCCCCGCGCTGTGAAAGCTGGCGGGAACGTTCAAGATGCTCATGAAGCCATCCGACCGACCTCAGCCTTGCGGTCGCCAAAAGAGATAAAGCCCTACTTGACCAATGAACAATATAAGCTATACCACTTAATATGGACGCGGTTTATGGCCAGCCAAATGGCTGCGGCGGAAGTGCAACAAACATCCGCATCTATTCAAAGTGGGCCATATACGTTCGGGGCATCGGGCAGCGTGATTCTCTTCGACGGTTACTTAAAAGTGGAGCAGGACCTCAATAAAGATAAAAAAGATGATGACCTCTTGCCCGAACTCAACGAAGGGGATTCGGTGACCCTAGAAAAACATGAGCCGAAACAGCACTTCACCCAGCCCCCGGCACGTTATAATGAAGCCTCTCTGATCAAAACAATGGAAGAGTTAGGCATTGGGCGCCCGTCAACGTATGTGGCGATTATTGAAACGATCACCGGCCGCAATTATGTGGTCCGGGAAAATAAGCAATTCTATCCGACAGAAGCCGGTGAATTGGTCAATGACCTCTTGGTCACTCATTTCGGCGATACCATTAACGTTGATTTTACCGCTGAATTAGAGTCTGAGTTGGACGATGTGGAAAAAGGGGACCGGTATTGGAAAGACGTAATCCGGACCTTTTGGCAGGCTTTTGAGCCCCACTTGGAAAAAGCGGAAGAAAACATCGGCGATGTTAAAATAGAAGACGAAGTAACAGATATCATTTGTGAAAAATGTGGTAAGCCCTTTGTCATTAAAATGGGGCGCTATGGAAAATTTTTAGCTTGCTCAGGCTTTCCCGATTGTCGCAATACGAGGCCCTTATTGGAAAAAATCGGCGTGACTTGCCCCAAGTGCGGCCAGGGAGATGTGGTGAAGCGCCGCAGTAAGAAGGGGCGCATCTTTTACGGGTGCAGCCGTTATCCGGATTGCGATTTTGTCAGTTGGGATAAACCGACAGGTGAACCATGTCCCGAATGTCAGGACGGCTACTTAGTAGAAAAAAACACACGGCGTACGCATCGCATTGTGTGCAGCAACAAAGACTGTAACTATAAATTAGAGAAAGAGGCTGACGATGCATAA
- the trmFO gene encoding FADH(2)-oxidizing methylenetetrahydrofolate--tRNA-(uracil(54)-C(5))-methyltransferase TrmFO, which produces MHKVRVIGGGLAGSEAAWQLAERGIGVTLYEMRPMTMTPAHHSGDLGELVCSNSLRAKDLGHAAGLLKEELRRAGSLIMRLADAHAIGAGGALAVDRVGFQRAITEAIETHPLITLQREEIREIPEDGITLVASGPLTSDALSASLKDLTGAEQLYFYDAAAPIVSKESIHMEDAFWQSRYDKGQAEDYLNCPMDEATYANFYRALLEAPWAETKDFEDEVFFEGCMPIETMAARGRDTLRFGPMKPVGLVDPATGETPYAVVQLRHDDAQGQLMNIVGFQTRMRWGAQEDLLKRIPALRDAEIVRYGVMHRNTYMNSPQVLLPTGQLKARPSLLFAGQMTGVEGYIESTAGGLVAGINAARLALEQAPLAFPATTAIGALLAYITSGNGQNFQPMNINFGLLPPLAKRVRNKKERGGKYAERALTDLQTFLQEHNLVS; this is translated from the coding sequence ATGCATAAAGTAAGGGTTATCGGCGGCGGTTTGGCCGGTTCTGAAGCAGCCTGGCAACTGGCTGAACGCGGCATCGGCGTGACCTTGTATGAAATGCGGCCGATGACCATGACACCGGCACATCACAGCGGTGATTTGGGTGAATTGGTTTGTTCCAACTCACTGCGGGCAAAAGACCTCGGCCATGCAGCCGGCCTGTTAAAAGAAGAATTGCGCAGGGCTGGTTCGCTTATCATGCGCCTGGCGGATGCTCACGCCATCGGCGCCGGCGGTGCTTTGGCGGTGGACCGGGTGGGCTTTCAAAGGGCCATTACCGAGGCGATTGAAACACACCCTTTGATTACCCTTCAGCGTGAAGAAATACGGGAGATTCCCGAAGACGGCATCACCCTTGTGGCTTCAGGGCCTCTGACCTCCGATGCCCTTTCAGCGTCTTTGAAAGACTTAACCGGCGCTGAACAATTATACTTTTACGATGCTGCGGCCCCTATCGTTAGCAAAGAATCCATTCATATGGAAGATGCCTTTTGGCAATCCAGGTATGACAAGGGACAGGCAGAAGATTATTTGAATTGCCCTATGGATGAAGCAACTTACGCCAATTTTTATCGGGCGCTGTTAGAGGCACCTTGGGCAGAAACGAAAGATTTTGAAGACGAAGTTTTTTTTGAAGGCTGTATGCCCATCGAAACCATGGCAGCCCGTGGCCGAGATACGCTGCGGTTTGGACCGATGAAACCGGTCGGGCTGGTTGACCCGGCAACCGGTGAAACGCCCTATGCCGTGGTGCAGTTGCGGCATGACGATGCGCAGGGACAATTGATGAATATTGTCGGTTTTCAAACGCGCATGCGCTGGGGGGCTCAAGAGGACTTGCTAAAAAGAATTCCTGCCTTGCGCGATGCGGAAATTGTTCGCTATGGTGTGATGCACCGCAACACCTATATGAATTCGCCCCAGGTCTTACTGCCTACTGGGCAGCTCAAAGCCCGTCCGTCCCTGCTCTTTGCCGGACAGATGACCGGGGTGGAAGGCTATATTGAGTCGACTGCCGGTGGCTTGGTAGCGGGCATTAACGCAGCGCGGTTGGCCTTGGAGCAAGCCCCCTTAGCCTTTCCCGCAACCACTGCCATTGGAGCCTTATTGGCCTATATCACCAGCGGAAACGGACAAAATTTCCAGCCAATGAACATCAATTTTGGACTCTTGCCCCCCTTGGCCAAACGGGTGCGCAATAAAAAAGAACGCGGCGGGAAATATGCCGAACGGGCATTGACGGATTTACAGACTTTTTTACAGGAGCACAATCTTGTCAGCTGA
- a CDS encoding tyrosine recombinase has translation MSAEQLTHFLDELAFTRRLSPNTVEAYRRDLEQYLAWLQQEGLSLERVSYTDARLYLYELGTKDYAKSTVARKLSAIRSWYRYMAGQGLLVDNPWQDLTGPKQDKHLPVAIPEKDLSLFLNRLDLQQTPLGLRDAAIFECLYASGLRVSELIALNLSDVLRAADYPVLKIMGKGRKERMVPLGRKAFAAVMAYLDKGRPQLLTDTEEEALFLNHLGRRLTRRGVGYLTDEYIKKGALTFHVSPHAFRHSFATHLLDHGADLRLIQELLGHESLSTTQIYTKISATRLRDVYLQAHPRAHKK, from the coding sequence TTGTCAGCTGAACAATTGACCCATTTTTTAGACGAGTTGGCCTTTACCAGACGTTTGTCTCCCAATACAGTGGAGGCCTACCGTCGGGATCTCGAACAATACTTGGCATGGCTTCAGCAAGAAGGGCTTAGCCTTGAAAGGGTTAGCTATACCGATGCTCGCTTGTACCTTTATGAATTAGGGACAAAAGATTATGCAAAATCGACTGTGGCCCGGAAGCTCTCCGCCATTCGCAGCTGGTATCGTTATATGGCAGGCCAGGGGCTTCTTGTTGACAATCCATGGCAAGACTTGACCGGTCCCAAGCAGGATAAGCATCTTCCGGTCGCTATTCCTGAAAAAGACCTGAGCCTCTTTTTAAATCGCTTGGACTTGCAACAGACGCCTTTGGGCTTGCGCGATGCGGCCATCTTTGAATGCTTATACGCCTCCGGTTTGCGGGTGTCTGAATTGATAGCCTTAAACCTCAGCGATGTTCTCCGAGCTGCCGATTATCCGGTCCTGAAAATCATGGGCAAGGGGCGTAAAGAGCGCATGGTGCCCTTGGGCCGCAAAGCCTTTGCAGCGGTGATGGCCTACCTTGACAAAGGCCGTCCGCAGTTGTTGACGGATACAGAGGAAGAAGCCTTATTTTTAAACCACCTTGGCAGGCGATTGACCAGGCGCGGCGTCGGTTATTTAACCGATGAATACATTAAAAAAGGCGCCCTGACCTTTCATGTGTCGCCCCATGCTTTTCGGCACAGCTTTGCCACCCACCTGCTGGACCATGGCGCCGATTTGCGGTTGATTCAAGAACTTTTAGGGCATGAGAGCCTTTCGACAACACAGATTTATACGAAGATTTCTGCAACGCGTTTACGCGACGTATACCTGCAGGCACATCCTCGCGCACATAAGAAATGA